The sequence CCGGCATGTCGTCGTCCCCTTCGATCGTATGTTGAAACAGCGGATCGCCGTCAGGCGCCAGCCGCGTGAAAAATCGCTCCAGATCGCGGCGCACTTCCGGGTCGGCGTTTTCCTGAATCAACAATGACGCTGAAGTATGCTGCACGTGCAGCGTCACCAACCCGATCTTCAAGCCGCTCCTGTGAACCAATTCCGCGATCTCCGCCGTCAGCTCGTAAAAGCCACGGCCGCGGGTCCTTATCACCAGTTCATTGAGATATTGAC is a genomic window of Candidatus Angelobacter sp. containing:
- a CDS encoding secondary thiamine-phosphate synthase enzyme YjbQ, whose protein sequence is MVIRTRGRGFYELTAEIAELVHRSGLKIGLVTLHVQHTSASLLIQENADPEVRRDLERFFTRLAPDGDPLFQHTIEGDDDMPAHVRAALTAVNLSVPVSNGHLALGTWQGIYLWEHRTHPHSRRVVAHLLGE